A region of Solibacillus isronensis DNA encodes the following proteins:
- a CDS encoding methyl-accepting chemotaxis protein yields MSVGKRLNAALVIMIILIMITVVLNYMSLKNIQGNMDEALDYSVEQIRSVDKIRFNVAMQGMYVRALVFDGKEESAESFKQYNELLDQEIEYLNKLVSNGTMKELMEQVVKNRDDFNYGYLDMMDAFERGDQILANGFINTKLRAANDGMFDATAQMVEYQENKLDAINKKADEAIAFSVLVAGIALAISVLIGILVMVYIRKTIISPLNGIVHEANIIAAGDLSQQDIQVKTKDEIGQLGNAFNSMKNNLSNLIKNIQVNSEQVNAAAQELSASTEEISATTEDVTGRVNYTAERAQISAHASNESARAMEETAAGVQRIAESTQKLLGNSVDATQTAKDGGQIIYDAQQQMSIISSSTNSVNALVQKLAQQTEEINNISQLITSITDQTNLLALNAAIEAARAGEHGKGFAVVADEVRKLAEQSKSSANSIVNLTLEIKADTENVERAVSDSLVSVEDGVKIISNAGESFTTIVDAVTQMSMQIQEISATSEELSASAEQVTASVNEIALSSNESSGNLEMIAAAVEEQTATMQQVNAVAVSLSDNAQTLQQEIQQFKV; encoded by the coding sequence ATAATGATTATATTAATTATGATTACTGTAGTACTTAATTATATGAGTTTGAAAAATATACAGGGAAATATGGATGAAGCGCTCGACTACAGTGTGGAGCAAATTCGCTCCGTAGACAAAATCCGTTTTAATGTCGCGATGCAAGGAATGTATGTGCGGGCACTTGTTTTTGATGGAAAAGAAGAATCTGCCGAAAGCTTTAAACAGTACAACGAATTGCTGGATCAGGAGATTGAATATTTAAATAAACTAGTATCAAACGGAACGATGAAAGAACTGATGGAACAAGTCGTTAAGAACCGGGATGACTTTAATTACGGTTATCTTGATATGATGGATGCTTTCGAACGGGGAGATCAAATACTCGCAAACGGTTTTATAAATACAAAGCTGCGCGCGGCAAATGACGGAATGTTCGATGCAACAGCTCAGATGGTCGAGTATCAGGAAAATAAGCTCGATGCGATTAATAAAAAAGCTGATGAAGCAATTGCCTTTTCAGTTTTAGTTGCCGGTATCGCTTTAGCAATCAGTGTTCTTATAGGCATACTTGTTATGGTATATATTCGAAAAACAATTATTTCTCCATTAAATGGTATTGTACATGAAGCGAATATTATTGCAGCAGGGGATTTATCGCAACAAGATATTCAAGTGAAGACAAAGGACGAAATTGGCCAGTTAGGCAATGCGTTCAATTCGATGAAAAATAATTTATCGAACCTGATTAAAAATATTCAGGTTAATTCAGAGCAAGTAAATGCGGCAGCACAGGAACTTTCTGCAAGTACTGAAGAAATATCGGCGACGACAGAAGATGTGACGGGGCGCGTAAATTATACAGCTGAAAGAGCACAAATTTCTGCACATGCATCAAATGAAAGTGCCCGTGCAATGGAAGAAACAGCAGCAGGTGTGCAACGAATTGCTGAATCAACGCAAAAATTACTTGGAAATTCAGTTGATGCGACACAGACAGCTAAAGACGGTGGGCAAATTATTTATGATGCCCAACAACAAATGAGTATTATCAGTTCATCAACAAACTCTGTAAATGCTCTAGTGCAAAAACTGGCGCAACAAACAGAAGAAATTAATAATATTTCCCAACTAATCACATCGATTACGGATCAGACGAATTTATTGGCATTAAATGCAGCGATTGAAGCCGCCCGCGCCGGAGAACATGGAAAAGGGTTCGCTGTTGTAGCAGATGAAGTGCGGAAGCTGGCCGAGCAATCGAAATCATCCGCCAACTCAATTGTTAACTTAACACTTGAAATTAAAGCAGATACGGAAAATGTTGAACGTGCCGTATCAGATTCGTTAGTTTCTGTGGAAGACGGCGTGAAGATTATTTCAAATGCCGGGGAATCATTTACAACGATTGTAGATGCAGTGACACAAATGTCGATGCAAATTCAGGAAATTTCAGCTACTTCCGAAGAGCTTTCTGCAAGTGCAGAGCAGGTGACAGCATCGGTTAATGAAATTGCCCTAAGTTCAAATGAATCAAGCGGCAATTTGGAAATGATTGCGGCAGCAGTAGAGGAGCAAACCGCTACAATGCAACAAGTAAATGCAGTAGCCGTATCACTAAGCGACAATGCACAAACACTCCAACAGGAAATTCAGCAGTTTAAGGTATAA